The following are from one region of the Candidatus Paceibacter sp. genome:
- a CDS encoding threonine--tRNA ligase, whose amino-acid sequence MEKENGRLEKIRHSLAHLMAAVITGKHPEVKLGIGPTIENGFYYDFDFSAVDHSPTEEKLPILEGFVKELIKQDIKFEKEEISAKKAREIFADQPFKLELIDELEKSGQKISIYKSGNLVDLCAGPHVNSSKEINPDAFRLTKVAGAYWKGSEKNKMLTRIYGVAFETKEELDAYLKMMEEAEKRDHRKLGKELELFMISEEVGKGLPLWLPNGAFIRRKMEDYMYQKELEKGYKYVYTPILAHKKLYETSGHLAHYKEDMYSPLDIEGEEYYLKPMNCPHHHMIYKHGQISYKDLPLRLAEFGLVHRFERSGVLTGLIRARAFTQNDSHIYCQKNQLKSELIEVLKLFKEVYNDFHIEDFWYRLSLPDFKNEEKYGDIKDKKVWEEAAKMAEDALKEFGAKYIKAEGEASFYGPKIDVQTKNVLGKEDTIATVQVDFYSAKKFDLNFINEKGEKEHPVIIHRAIFGSFDRTFAFLTERTGGNFPVWLSPVQVLILPVGEKFNDYGNKVLAELKNAGIRAEMDMSAETLGKKIRAGKTRKIPYLLVVGEKEKEAGTVAVNFRGQEKQETLSVEQFIKLVQKEIEEKK is encoded by the coding sequence ATGGAAAAAGAAAACGGCCGACTGGAAAAAATCCGCCACTCTCTGGCGCATTTGATGGCGGCGGTCATTACCGGCAAACATCCGGAGGTGAAACTGGGCATCGGGCCGACCATTGAAAACGGCTTTTATTACGATTTTGATTTTTCGGCCGTTGACCACTCGCCCACCGAAGAAAAATTGCCTATTTTGGAGGGCTTTGTTAAAGAACTTATAAAACAAGATATCAAATTTGAAAAAGAAGAAATTTCGGCCAAAAAAGCCAGAGAAATTTTTGCCGACCAGCCATTTAAACTGGAGTTGATTGACGAACTGGAAAAATCAGGCCAAAAAATCTCCATTTATAAATCCGGCAATCTGGTTGACCTCTGCGCCGGACCGCATGTGAATTCGTCCAAAGAAATAAACCCCGACGCCTTCAGGCTCACTAAAGTCGCCGGCGCCTACTGGAAAGGCAGCGAGAAAAATAAAATGCTCACCCGCATCTACGGCGTGGCTTTTGAAACAAAAGAAGAATTGGACGCATATCTAAAAATGATGGAGGAAGCGGAAAAACGAGATCACCGGAAACTGGGCAAAGAATTGGAACTTTTTATGATATCGGAGGAAGTCGGCAAGGGTTTGCCGCTCTGGCTGCCCAACGGCGCCTTCATCCGCCGCAAAATGGAGGATTATATGTACCAGAAAGAACTGGAGAAGGGCTACAAATACGTTTACACGCCAATTCTGGCGCACAAAAAATTATACGAAACCTCCGGTCACCTCGCCCATTACAAAGAAGATATGTACAGCCCTTTGGACATTGAGGGCGAGGAATACTATCTCAAGCCGATGAATTGCCCTCATCATCACATGATTTACAAGCACGGGCAAATCAGCTACAAAGACCTGCCTTTGCGGCTGGCAGAATTTGGCCTGGTGCACCGATTTGAAAGGTCAGGCGTTTTGACCGGCTTGATAAGAGCGCGCGCCTTCACCCAAAACGATTCTCATATTTACTGCCAAAAAAATCAGTTAAAAAGCGAGTTGATAGAAGTGCTGAAATTATTTAAAGAGGTTTATAACGATTTTCATATTGAGGATTTTTGGTACAGACTTTCCCTTCCCGATTTTAAAAACGAAGAAAAATACGGCGACATCAAAGACAAGAAAGTGTGGGAAGAAGCGGCAAAAATGGCCGAGGACGCGTTAAAAGAATTCGGCGCGAAATATATTAAAGCGGAAGGCGAGGCCAGTTTTTACGGACCCAAAATTGACGTGCAAACCAAAAACGTCTTAGGCAAAGAGGACACCATCGCCACGGTGCAGGTGGATTTTTATTCCGCCAAAAAATTTGACCTTAATTTTATAAATGAAAAAGGCGAAAAAGAACATCCGGTAATAATACACAGGGCTATTTTCGGCTCGTTTGACCGCACTTTCGCTTTCCTGACGGAAAGAACAGGCGGCAATTTCCCCGTCTGGCTGTCGCCCGTTCAAGTTCTGATTTTGCCGGTGGGAGAAAAATTTAACGATTATGGAAATAAAGTTTTAGCGGAATTAAAAAACGCCGGAATCAGAGCCGAAATGGATATGAGCGCCGAAACGCTCGGCAAAAAAATCCGCGCCGGCAAAACGCGTAAAATCCCCTACCTCCTCGTCGTCGGAGAAAAAGAAAAAGAGGCCGGCACCGTCGCCGTCAACTTCCGCGGTCAAGAAAAACAGGAGACTTTGAGCGTTGAACAATTCATCAAACTCGTTCAGAAAGAGATTGAGGAAAAAAAATAA
- a CDS encoding DNA polymerase III subunit alpha, which yields MPSNFVHLHTHSHYSLLDGLAKIDDLVDEAKKLGMPALALTDHGNMYGAIEFYKKCQKTGIKPIIGVETYIAFESMLQKRSGIDNKRYHLILLAKNETGYKNLVKIVTASHLQGFYYKPRVDKEFLRKHSEGLVALSACMAGEVARMVGVKDMERAEKAAKEYEEIFGKGNFFIEISHHPDIENHAEIQKGLVELARKSGIPLAATQDIHYLKPEDATAQDLLVAIQTNAEMADANRLTMKLDDFSLRSGEEMEKLFKENPDAVENTFKIAEMCDLKLELGKWVFPKLDLGEGKKPEEYITETAQKNYAKLFEAEDANGEIKKRMEYELEVINGKGYAPYFLIVADLIAFAKSRHIMTNTRGSAAGSLVSYLLGITNVDPVKYGLPFERFLNPYRPSPPDIDMDFADDRREEILEYAKEKYGKDHVAQIGTFGTMMARGSVRDVTRALGKPYSLGDSIAKLIPMGSQGFPMTIDEALKITPELNEMYKKDAEVKEIIDIAKKIEGCARHVSVHAAGVVISPTELTDYVPLQLEPSGEKVITQYDMYSVEEAGLLKMDFLGIKNLSILGNSVKLVKETRGIDIDIENIPLDDKNTFTHLAKGETIGLFQLGGSGMTRYLKELKPTTVTDIMAMIALFRPGPMANIPTYIKRKHGQEPVTYPDPRLAKVLDKTFGVVTYQDDVLLIAIELAGYNWDTVDKFRKAIGKKIPEEMAKQEKIFIEGCQKHGGLSKQKAEDLWRLFDPFKGYGFNKAHAASYAKVAYQTAYMKANFPAEFMAAVLTADAGEVEKIAETISECVRMKLPVLPPDVNESLGDFAVVNIDAKKTDFENPGRGRPPESARVGLEDFPKSVSGASKTTEGIRFGLYTIKNLGVEIANAVIEERKANGRYKSFADFLDRVQHKNLNKKSLEALIKSGAMDALGERNQMLFNMEDALEYSRNSGKAKKNQGSLFSLMQDTSTLPDLKLKPAEPATQHERLLWEKELLGLYVSGHPLDRFKDKLAKINTKIGEAKKLPNNMSTVVAGMIDEAKKINTKKGDPMLFMKLSDYADSVETVIFPKILEKYAGVLYEGNCIAVKGRLSFRNNETSIIVEEIKEMKN from the coding sequence ATGCCATCAAATTTCGTTCATCTTCATACACACTCGCACTATTCCCTGCTGGACGGGCTGGCTAAAATTGACGACCTCGTGGATGAGGCGAAAAAACTCGGCATGCCGGCGCTGGCGCTGACCGACCACGGCAATATGTACGGCGCGATAGAATTTTATAAAAAGTGCCAGAAGACCGGCATCAAGCCCATTATCGGCGTGGAAACTTACATCGCCTTTGAATCAATGCTCCAGAAACGATCAGGCATAGATAACAAACGTTATCATCTCATCCTTCTCGCCAAAAACGAAACCGGCTATAAAAATCTGGTAAAAATCGTCACCGCCAGCCATCTGCAGGGCTTCTATTATAAACCGCGGGTGGACAAAGAATTTTTAAGAAAACATTCGGAAGGGCTCGTTGCGCTTTCCGCCTGCATGGCCGGAGAGGTGGCCAGAATGGTGGGAGTAAAAGATATGGAACGGGCGGAAAAAGCGGCCAAAGAATACGAAGAAATTTTCGGCAAAGGAAATTTTTTCATAGAAATAAGCCATCATCCCGACATAGAAAACCACGCTGAAATCCAAAAAGGCCTCGTTGAACTGGCCAGAAAGTCGGGCATTCCACTGGCGGCCACCCAAGACATCCATTATTTAAAACCGGAAGATGCCACCGCCCAAGACCTGCTGGTAGCCATCCAGACAAACGCGGAAATGGCCGACGCCAACCGCCTGACGATGAAGCTGGACGATTTCTCCCTGCGTTCCGGAGAAGAAATGGAAAAACTGTTCAAAGAAAATCCGGACGCGGTTGAAAACACCTTCAAAATCGCGGAGATGTGCGACCTAAAACTAGAACTGGGAAAATGGGTGTTCCCCAAGCTGGACTTGGGCGAAGGCAAAAAACCTGAAGAATACATTACCGAAACGGCGCAAAAAAACTACGCCAAATTGTTTGAGGCCGAAGACGCCAACGGGGAAATTAAAAAAAGAATGGAATACGAACTGGAGGTCATCAACGGCAAAGGTTACGCCCCCTACTTTCTAATCGTCGCCGACCTCATCGCTTTCGCCAAAAGCCGCCACATAATGACCAACACCAGAGGCTCGGCGGCCGGCTCGCTGGTGTCTTATTTGCTGGGCATCACCAACGTTGACCCGGTAAAATACGGCCTACCGTTTGAAAGATTTCTCAACCCCTACCGCCCATCGCCGCCCGATATTGATATGGACTTTGCCGACGACCGCCGCGAAGAAATTTTGGAGTACGCCAAAGAAAAGTACGGCAAGGACCACGTCGCCCAAATCGGCACTTTTGGCACCATGATGGCGCGCGGTTCGGTGCGCGACGTCACCCGCGCTTTGGGCAAACCTTATTCCTTAGGCGACAGTATCGCCAAACTGATTCCGATGGGCTCCCAGGGATTCCCCATGACCATAGACGAAGCTTTGAAGATCACGCCGGAGCTGAACGAGATGTATAAAAAAGACGCCGAGGTGAAAGAAATAATAGACATCGCCAAAAAAATTGAAGGCTGCGCTCGCCATGTTTCCGTGCATGCCGCCGGCGTCGTCATCTCGCCGACGGAACTGACGGACTACGTGCCCCTGCAACTGGAACCAAGCGGCGAGAAAGTCATTACCCAGTACGATATGTATTCGGTAGAAGAAGCCGGCCTGCTTAAAATGGATTTTCTGGGCATAAAAAACCTCTCTATTTTGGGAAATTCGGTCAAACTGGTCAAAGAAACGCGCGGGATTGATATAGACATAGAAAACATCCCTCTGGATGACAAAAACACCTTCACTCATCTGGCCAAAGGAGAAACCATCGGCCTGTTCCAACTTGGCGGCAGCGGCATGACCCGATATCTCAAGGAGCTGAAGCCGACCACCGTCACCGACATCATGGCCATGATCGCTCTCTTCCGCCCGGGGCCGATGGCCAACATTCCCACTTATATCAAGAGAAAACACGGCCAGGAGCCGGTGACTTATCCCGACCCGAGACTGGCTAAGGTGCTGGACAAGACTTTCGGCGTGGTGACTTATCAGGACGACGTTTTGCTGATCGCCATAGAGCTGGCCGGGTACAACTGGGACACGGTGGACAAGTTCCGCAAAGCCATCGGCAAAAAAATTCCGGAAGAAATGGCCAAGCAGGAAAAAATATTCATAGAAGGCTGTCAGAAGCACGGCGGTCTTTCAAAGCAGAAAGCGGAGGATCTCTGGCGGCTGTTTGACCCATTCAAAGGTTACGGCTTCAACAAAGCCCACGCCGCCTCCTACGCCAAAGTGGCTTATCAAACCGCTTACATGAAGGCCAACTTCCCCGCCGAGTTTATGGCGGCGGTGCTGACCGCCGACGCGGGCGAGGTGGAAAAAATCGCCGAAACGATAAGCGAGTGCGTGAGGATGAAGCTGCCCGTTCTGCCGCCGGACGTGAACGAAAGTTTGGGTGATTTTGCCGTGGTAAATATTGACGCGAAGAAAACAGATTTTGAAAATCCTGGGCGGGGGCGGCCGCCCGAGTCCGCGAGGGTGGGGCTAGAGGATTTTCCAAAATCTGTTTCCGGAGCGTCAAAAACAACCGAAGGCATCCGCTTCGGCCTTTACACTATTAAAAATCTCGGCGTGGAAATTGCCAACGCGGTGATAGAGGAAAGAAAAGCCAACGGCCGCTACAAATCTTTCGCTGATTTCCTGGACCGCGTCCAACACAAAAATCTTAACAAAAAATCTCTGGAAGCGCTGATAAAATCCGGCGCGATGGACGCTCTGGGCGAAAGAAACCAGATGCTGTTTAACATGGAAGACGCTTTGGAATACAGCCGTAATTCCGGCAAAGCCAAGAAAAACCAGGGTTCGCTTTTCTCCTTGATGCAAGACACATCCACCTTGCCCGACCTGAAATTAAAACCGGCCGAACCGGCGACCCAGCATGAACGGCTCCTATGGGAAAAAGAGCTGCTGGGTTTGTACGTTTCCGGCCATCCGCTGGACCGCTTTAAAGACAAGTTAGCAAAAATAAATACCAAAATCGGCGAGGCCAAAAAACTGCCCAACAATATGTCGACCGTCGTGGCCGGCATGATAGACGAGGCTAAAAAAATAAACACCAAAAAAGGCGACCCGATGCTTTTTATGAAATTATCCGACTATGCCGACAGCGTGGAAACCGTCATCTTCCCGAAAATCCTGGAAAAATACGCCGGCGTTTTATACGAAGGCAATTGCATCGCCGTCAAAGGCCGGTTGTCTTTCCGCAACAATGAAACGTCCATAATCGTGGAGGAAATAAAGGAGATGAAAAATTGA
- a CDS encoding ribonuclease HII: MKKEYFIVGIDEAGRGPLAGHLAVAAVAATVISKSEFLISKKSQNPKIQNAKLLKNIKDSKKLSAEKREEWREIIRKNFENHCVFISHKMIDKIGIGGAVRLGVEKVLEKFSRKPDLVLMDGSLKAPKEYNQLTIIKGDEKIPLISAASVIAKTARDKKMLVLDKKYPQYGFAVHKGYGTKSHYEKIKENSLCKIHRKSFCKNIGV, translated from the coding sequence ATGAAGAAAGAATATTTTATTGTCGGAATTGACGAAGCGGGGCGGGGGCCGTTGGCAGGGCATCTTGCCGTTGCCGCGGTGGCGGCAACAGTAATTTCTAAATCCGAATTTCTAATTTCTAAAAAAAGCCAAAACCCCAAAATCCAAAACGCAAAACTGCTGAAAAATATCAAAGATTCCAAAAAGTTGAGCGCGGAGAAAAGGGAAGAATGGAGAGAAATTATCAGGAAAAATTTTGAGAATCATTGCGTTTTTATCAGCCATAAAATGATAGACAAAATCGGCATCGGCGGGGCGGTAAGATTGGGCGTGGAAAAAGTTTTGGAAAAGTTTTCCCGAAAACCGGATTTGGTTTTAATGGACGGTTCGCTTAAAGCGCCGAAAGAATACAATCAATTAACCATAATAAAAGGGGACGAAAAAATACCGCTGATTTCCGCCGCGTCCGTCATTGCCAAAACCGCGCGGGACAAAAAGATGCTGGTGTTGGACAAAAAATATCCGCAGTACGGCTTCGCCGTCCATAAGGGCTATGGCACCAAATCTCATTACGAAAAAATAAAAGAAAACAGTCTTTGTAAAATCCACCGAAAATCTTTTTGCAAAAATATCGGCGTTTAG
- a CDS encoding phosphoribosylformylglycinamidine cyclo-ligase: MITYKDCGVDYGNMDPHKRESMLEAMQTDEWLERFGFSIVPWTRGESATLVETPFGYIGFVVEGLGTKNLVADAVKKILRKTGRDEKTFYDYIAQCNTAMAFNDLITVGARPFLYGQYLAAGSSSWFKEETRRRELIKGTKNACDAAKCCWGGGETPTLQGIIYPDTVDLAGAVVGFIPLQKKGQIINPAKIKHGDAIVMIESSGIHANGLTLARKIAEKEPLWRRLRGWLFPWLFKKSRRLPKGYKTVLSDGRTYGESLLDPTHVYVGLVEDCLDKGIDIHYAVNITGHGWRKLMRAPQQFTYVIESIPRPQPVFQIIIETTGMSLKEAYGTFNMGAGFALYVDPKDSDQVIDIARRQGREASRAGHIEEGEKKVVIKPLNIEFGGDELKIR, translated from the coding sequence ATGATAACTTACAAAGATTGCGGTGTTGATTATGGAAACATGGACCCGCATAAGAGGGAGTCCATGTTGGAGGCAATGCAAACGGATGAGTGGTTGGAAAGATTTGGTTTTTCAATAGTTCCCTGGACGCGCGGCGAGAGCGCCACTCTTGTTGAAACACCCTTCGGATATATCGGCTTTGTTGTTGAAGGTCTTGGCACGAAAAATCTCGTGGCCGACGCGGTAAAAAAAATACTTAGAAAAACAGGCAGAGATGAAAAAACTTTCTATGATTATATAGCGCAATGCAATACGGCAATGGCGTTTAACGATCTGATAACGGTTGGCGCCAGGCCGTTTTTGTACGGCCAATATTTGGCGGCGGGAAGTTCCAGTTGGTTTAAGGAGGAAACGCGAAGGCGGGAACTTATTAAAGGCACAAAAAATGCCTGCGATGCGGCCAAATGCTGCTGGGGCGGCGGAGAAACCCCGACTCTTCAAGGAATTATTTATCCCGACACAGTGGATCTTGCCGGAGCTGTGGTTGGCTTCATACCACTGCAGAAGAAAGGCCAGATTATCAATCCGGCCAAAATAAAACACGGCGACGCCATCGTTATGATTGAAAGTTCAGGCATCCATGCCAACGGCCTAACGCTGGCTAGAAAAATTGCCGAAAAAGAACCGTTATGGCGGCGCTTGCGCGGATGGCTATTTCCGTGGTTGTTCAAAAAAAGCCGTCGTTTGCCTAAGGGATATAAAACTGTTTTGTCGGACGGTCGGACTTACGGGGAATCATTGCTTGATCCGACGCATGTTTATGTCGGCCTTGTGGAAGATTGTCTTGATAAAGGCATTGATATCCATTACGCGGTGAATATCACCGGCCATGGTTGGCGGAAGTTGATGCGGGCGCCGCAACAATTCACATATGTCATTGAATCGATCCCAAGGCCCCAGCCGGTTTTCCAAATTATTATTGAGACAACCGGAATGAGTTTAAAAGAGGCCTATGGCACCTTCAACATGGGCGCGGGCTTTGCCTTGTATGTCGATCCCAAAGACTCTGACCAAGTTATTGATATAGCGCGTAGGCAAGGTCGGGAGGCATCGCGGGCCGGACATATTGAGGAAGGCGAAAAGAAAGTCGTAATCAAACCTCTCAACATAGAATTTGGCGGAGACGAATTAAAAATCCGCTAA
- a CDS encoding phosphoribosylformylglycinamidine synthase subunit PurQ, whose protein sequence is MAYKPNVCILKTDGTNCDNETSYAFEKAGGICKTVHLNQLRNGADKLFNYQILAISGGFSYGDDIASGKVLALELTTFLRDQLRYFVALGKLIIGICNGFQVLVRTGLLPFGNIGKMEATLAHNSSGHFECRWVNLEINSSSPCVFTLGMAGVKFLQIAHGEGKFYADGQALERIEKENLAVIRYLGANPNGSLNCIAGICDPTGRIFGLMPHPERFVELTQYPEWRRFPENVKPHGLKIFENAVDYFK, encoded by the coding sequence GTGGCTTATAAACCGAATGTCTGTATTTTAAAAACTGATGGGACAAATTGCGACAATGAGACCTCTTACGCTTTTGAAAAAGCGGGAGGAATCTGCAAAACAGTCCACCTTAATCAGTTAAGAAACGGCGCTGACAAGCTTTTTAATTATCAGATTCTCGCCATTTCGGGTGGATTTTCCTACGGAGACGACATAGCATCTGGGAAAGTTCTTGCTTTGGAATTAACAACGTTTCTAAGGGATCAATTGCGGTATTTTGTAGCGCTGGGAAAGTTGATTATCGGGATTTGCAACGGTTTCCAGGTTCTGGTCAGAACAGGGTTGCTACCCTTCGGAAATATCGGCAAAATGGAAGCGACTTTGGCTCATAATTCTTCGGGACATTTTGAATGCCGGTGGGTTAACTTGGAAATAAACAGCTCAAGCCCTTGCGTATTTACTTTGGGAATGGCAGGGGTTAAGTTTCTGCAGATCGCTCACGGAGAGGGGAAATTTTACGCGGATGGACAAGCACTTGAGCGAATTGAAAAAGAAAACCTGGCAGTTATCCGGTATCTGGGAGCCAACCCCAACGGTTCGCTCAATTGCATCGCAGGCATTTGCGATCCGACCGGTCGAATCTTCGGCCTGATGCCCCATCCGGAAAGATTTGTGGAGCTGACTCAATACCCGGAATGGAGGAGGTTTCCGGAAAATGTAAAACCGCATGGGTTAAAAATCTTTGAAAATGCGGTTGATTACTTCAAATAA